A segment of the Salminus brasiliensis chromosome 1, fSalBra1.hap2, whole genome shotgun sequence genome:
CAGGGAATTCTGTTTGCAGAGTCGGGCTCCTGAGGCACCTacctttctcttgtttacacaagtacaaaacaaccaaaaaaacgAAACCATAGAGTTTATAGAGGATCAGCCAGACTGCTGCgtctttttttgcttttattttgcTCCGCCATGatctgaaaacaaaaataaatcaaaaacacaatataaacttCTGTAAATCAATATAATGAGTTATTATTTATCCAtcgacagcaaaaaaaaaagaaaaaaaagaaaaactaaacaCAGAGCGAGACAAAGTACAGATGCATGAACAGACCTTTTTGTTGGCCTATCCCACCTGTGCAGATCTGTAAAATATGGCGTTTCTCAAACAGATAAACTCCCCTGTCTACTGCCTTGTTCCGAGACAAATGACTAATTGGGGTGAGACCCCAAGACGTATACAGTAAACAGTCCAATCGAGGGCTCTGGAGAGAAAAAGAACTGTCGGAAGGGTCGAGTGACGGTACCACTCTCACCCTTGCGGTTTCTGGATGGCAGTTTATAGGTTTTTACGTCCCCCTTTCGAACCACGAACAGTATTGACCACAGGAAGACCCTGCGCACCCTAATCATAAGGGCTATTGGTTTGATATGAGGGTTGATATGAGGAAGGAACAAGGAGAGCATTATTAGGAGGTGTACCACAATCAACCCGAGGCTTGACTGAAGCCAGTCGGCCCATCAGTCACTCTTGAGAACTGCTCGACACCTTTCATCCTCAATCAAAGCACTAACTGACTGTCAATTCACAGAATCTATAGGCGTACACATTCACAGCTATATCTCCAAACGGCTTAAAACCAACGACCCTTCAACTATGCACATTAACGAAGCATCCCGTCAGGAACATTTCGGGATTTTTTTCAAGGCGGCAAAGTTGCTAACAGCGAGATCTGCAGGGAGAGAATGGCAGGTCAATTAGGAGAGCATGGGGAAGCCAACCGTAACTCATGGACAGCTCCTGATATTCAGGCTGCACGTTCCTTAGCTGAGGGAGGAACTGGGATGAGGGGGCATAACGGGCATATAAAAACTCAAGATTTCGGCCACTCTCAACTTATAAAaaccaaagcaggagaaacGATCGAGAAAAGAaggggaaaagaaaagaacagaaaaggcAGGTGAGACAGAAGAGTGGCTCCGAGCTGCAGCACTGGGATGTTGTTGGCGTAGTGAAAAGATTGTGGGTCCTTGTGTCCTCGGCAGTGGATTTGAGGGTTGTGGAGGGGTGGGGGCTTTGGGGGGGGGCTCCTCAccactctttcttcttctcgtcCATGGAAACCCCACCCGGACCCAAAGCGACCACTAACAGCAAGCCCCCGACGACCGATGTGGTCTGGAAGAAGTCGTACTTGAGGAAGTCGTGCATGGGCTTGTAGGCAGGCACCGTCCAGAAGGCATTGAAGTAGACGTTGATGGCCATGAGCCACACCACCAAGGTGAGCGCGGCCAGCTTGGTCTTGAAGCCGATGGCCACGAGGATGATGAGGGCTGTGCCCACCATGTTCTGGAGGATCTAGGGGTGAAGGGGAAATGTGCATTAGAAATAGGGATGTGTTACATTCAAGATCATTTATATGTTTTGCAGGGGAGCAAGGATTCAAAGGATATTCAACTCGACTCGTATACACcattagacaaaagtattgggacacctgctcattcacaggttcttctgaaatcaagggtattaaaaaaagaggttATCCTggttttgttagagtaactgtatctactgtctaggtaaggccttctactagatttagtatatagatcattttggaggagcattgctgtgaagatttgattgcattcagcaacaaaagtgatagtaaggtcgggatgttggatgatcactttACCTCATGCCCAACTTCTCAACCTCCACCTTTactccacagaacacagctcttcaactgcgttatacccctctagcccacatctgttcttttctattggcaatacttttctacagggactagattagctgtgtgtgtgtgtgtgtgtgtgtgtgtgtgtgtgtgtgttttcaagtttcaggtttatttgtcatttgcacaacatgtcaggacatttatgcattgaaatgcttgtggtgaggcaaatgcttgtggtgaggtgtgtaattgcacatctgtatcagtaacgggtgcaacttaaagtacctgaatgtgttcattagaagacTGACTCTAATGAATGAACGTGGTAATACTACAGTAAACAGTGGAACAGAGTAGAGTACCTTCCTGCATATTCAATATTTACTTATACATCCCATAGTAAACAATAGTAACTGTATATCATAACTATATTATACACCATATTGTTCTAGGTGTCCTGTAGCAtgtacagtagtagtattacTTTAGATCTTCTGATGTGTTAATAGTAATATGCTAAAGATTaatttttttagtttgtattaTACCATAACCTAATAAAAGtatttgaaataataataatttaaataatattcaaTATTAGATATTTTAGAACAGCACAGTGTTTAGATTGATTCATTTAGATTGTTCAACTGGTTTCTAAGGAGCACAGAAAcacaaaacattattaaaaatgaataataaaataagtaaaataatgtACTACGCCAAGCTAACATACTAATCATGAGCCACGGTTATGCGGTTAGCTATATTCCTTCTAATGTGGTTTCATATGGTCTCTGATGCTGTACGACATACTGTTATCTACcccgatcagccataaaattaaaCCCACCCTCGCTCTCACTTTCTTCCATTCCCTAGCTCGCACTCCCTCGCTCCCCTGGTCCCTTATAATCTACAGGCGTTGCTGCTGATGAAGATGTGGTGGTGTTCTGACTGATTGGTTTGAAGAAGGGAGAATAAGCCCCTTAAAACCCCGGTGACAGTTTCTTTTGGGGTTCCTCCTCCTCCGTCAATTTTAATGCTTCTGCCTGGCCAGCCAGACTGAGAGATAGTAGTACGGAGCAGATGGGCCTGCTCTCCCAAGCTGAAGGCTGGGCTGAGACCACTACTGTAGCCTTTAGCTTACTCTGGATGGGGTGTAATACAGGGGACGTAAATAGCACTGGCTATATGGCTCAAATGGCACATGTGAACAGTTGGCTCCGGAAGGTCAGGTATCGGAAGtaagaaaaatgggcaagcctAAGGATCGGAGCCAGTTttacaagagccaaactgtgatggctagacgacagggtcagaacatctctaaaacatcaggcaggtcttgtgaggtgttctcagtattcagtggtcagtacctaccaaaagctcTCCAataaagaacaaccagtgaaccggtgacagggtcatgaagcccaaagctcattgatgctcatggaagcCAGACCTTACAACCTACAGGAcagatgccacaggacaccttcttAGGTCTTGTGGAGCCAATGCCTGaaatggtcagagctgttttggcagcacaaggtggacctgctcaatattaggcaggtggtttaaaCAGTCTACAACACCGAAATGCAGCATTTGACGATCCTTACTGAGAAGAAGCTGGAGTCGAAGTGCAGCAGGGTCATGAACATCAGCACCAGCAGCACTCGGCCGCCCAGCTGCATGTACTGCTTAGGGGAGCTCTCGCCCATCGACGGCACGCCCGCAAACATGCTTTTCCCTTCTGAACGAGACTCGGCCAATAGCAGCAGTAGACCTCCTCCCAGAGCCAGATttctagacacacacacacacacaacagaggaGTTAGGTCAGGatacatataataaaacatGTTAAAGCTTTAAAATCTGCATCACCTGGTCAATCTTAAAAACTCTTATAAACAATGATGAGGGCCCAATAATAGCCCTGACAAGCTCATTAAAGTCTGAGGCCTGGGTAAAAGGTCCATCTGAAATCTCTTGTGGTGCCCAAACTTGGTACAcagtagggctgggtgatatggtaaaaatactatatcacaatattgcagctgatctgtgtttattaagcactaacaggatcctccatatgcttagaaaagcatactgttatcacgatacgataaaatatcgtcatattgcccagctttaGTACAAAGTAACAGAAACGTGGGGGTGCCCAGATGTTTAATAGCCTTAATGTGgcatttaaacaataaaaataactaGTTGTTATTAATCATATTATTCTGTGTATTCCTGACTAATCTCATCTGCCTTTTTTGGCTCAAATTTGACCTTAAAGAAGGATTTTTCGTTCCTATTTAAAAAGCAGTGCATTTTGTTATAGCTTTCTGTATGAGGGGGATTAAATAAACTTcatcaaaatgtatttattactttaaaaaaatagtAGAAAAATGTTCAAATTGTTTTTAATGGAGGTTTCAACTCCACCCACTTGGTGGAGCTCTGTTTTCTGCTGCTTTCAGCTGATTGATCCACAGCATCGCCCAGAGTAATCTGCTGAAGGTGCTGAAGGCACTGTATTTTGAGGCATTTGAGCAAAAGCAGCCACAATCACAGACTCtattatacttatatacttatactattattattaccctgcactactactactactactactactaacaataataataatgacgaTGATGCTGTAAATCAGATGTTTCAATCAGATGCCTGCTCACCAGCAGTTTCACTCACCTCATCAAAAACTTCAGGTCCCACAAGATACTGTAGGCAACCGTCTGAGAAAGAAGCCCAAAAATGATTCATCAGGTTAAACAGAGAATTACATATACTGTGCTAAGAaacaccagaaacagagacaaagcaaaactgtgtgtttgtgtttacctGTAGCGCAATAATGCCAAATAAGCCGAAGCAAGCATACTGTACGAAATTTCTACTGAGAATAAGGACACAACCACctgcaaaacatacaaacaaaaaacacagcattTACAGTGAGATCATTACTAGTCTTACCCCTCATTACCCCAAACCATCTAACACAGCCTGAACACGTCCATTATAGCCATTATCATTTAAATACCTGAGTATGCATCGCGATACATTGCAAAAAAAAGTTGTTGTTTTGCCTGTACTTCAAATAATTTCATAGCATATATAAAGCCCTTAAATacaacagtatatatatatatatatatatatatatatatatatatatatatatatatatatatatatatatgtgcgtgtgtattttatttatatctgcacttttaattaattatatctGCACTGTTGTATTTAAGGGCTTTATATATGCTATGAAATTTTTTGTAGTACAGTCAATAAGAAGAAGCTGCTTGCTATGGAGGTTTAATAAATCATCCTTGGTGTGTGAACACTAGGGACGCTTGCCTTATTACATTTAATATAGTCAATAACCTGCAAAAACCTTCAATCTCCATTTTTAACATGAACgggccaacagaaatgctccaaaatgacctggaaaaaAATCCCTTTACATCGACAGTTAAGAAAAGTTTCAGTTttgcagatacaaggtttttgtctgagAGCGGCAATTTATTTATGACAGATTTCAGTTTATTTGCACAATCACTGATATACTCCATCAGTATCTCACTGCCCCCTATTGGATACATGTTGAACTGCAGCATCAAACATGTTAAAAATGACTGTACTAATTACTGCagtaattacactgtctgtaatgaaacatgcagttcatCAGCGTTCCtgttctactctattctatacTGAGGATATCGGCagagcttaaagaacactgatcacaTGTCCTCACAGACAGTGTcgttagtcctgtttaattggatgcAATGCAGCACATCtcgaaataaatatatatataattctttcCCCTCGCTCAAACAATCAGCACACATCCGACACTGTCCAGTAATTAATAAGCATAAACAGGAACAGCGGTTTTGCTGCCATATTGCTCTTCAGGTACAGCAGCACCACATAACGTCAGTACCTCTGTAAGTCGGGATAGGCCATGTCACCCAGCCCCTTTTTAAGGGTGGTTTCTAGCAGTCATTGGGAAACACCAATGAGTAATCAAAGCCTGCAACCTGATGTTTGGTGCAGCCCtagttatattttttataatatataatatattattataatataataatataatttttaataaaatgctttattattttggtaTTTTTATCTTTT
Coding sequences within it:
- the surf4 gene encoding surfeit locus protein 4 — translated: MGQEDLMSTAEDVADQFLRVTKQYLPHLARLCLISTFLEDGIRMWFQWNEQRDYIEATWSCGYFLATCFVLLNLLGQLGGCVLILSRNFVQYACFGLFGIIALQTVAYSILWDLKFLMRNLALGGGLLLLLAESRSEGKSMFAGVPSMGESSPKQYMQLGGRVLLVLMFMTLLHFDSSFFSILQNMVGTALIILVAIGFKTKLAALTLVVWLMAINVYFNAFWTVPAYKPMHDFLKYDFFQTTSVVGGLLLVVALGPGGVSMDEKKKEW